The following are encoded in a window of Rubellicoccus peritrichatus genomic DNA:
- a CDS encoding Zn-dependent alcohol dehydrogenase, with protein sequence MSIQASAAISDGKGSFTIETIQVNPPKRGEVLVAIKASGLCHTDYDSLTWGFEHVMGHEGAGVVEAVGEGVDHVKAGDKVLLNWAIPCKDCFQCQNGKQNICEVNSQVTSQNKFEGMAHPEASMWKGEPVKRSFNIGTLSSHTVVKKEAVIPYTTEIPFTSACIIGCGVMTGYGSVVNTAKLAAGSSAVVLGTGGVGLNSIQGAHISGAAKVIAIDVNKQRLEMAKQFGATHTILASREDKGLMQASEEVKELCGGRGADYAFECTGVPALGAAPLAMVRSAGTAVQVSGIEEEITIDMNLFEWDKLYINPLYGGAMPEFDFPKLLELYERKQLKLDELITRSYPLEDLQQAIDDMMAGRNAKGVISFE encoded by the coding sequence ATGTCTATCCAAGCAAGTGCTGCTATTTCCGATGGTAAGGGTTCTTTTACTATCGAAACCATTCAAGTCAACCCGCCAAAGCGTGGAGAAGTCCTCGTCGCCATCAAGGCGTCAGGACTGTGTCATACGGATTACGATTCTCTTACTTGGGGCTTCGAACACGTCATGGGGCATGAGGGCGCCGGCGTCGTTGAAGCGGTGGGCGAAGGCGTTGACCATGTAAAGGCTGGCGACAAGGTACTCCTGAATTGGGCGATCCCGTGTAAGGATTGCTTCCAGTGCCAGAACGGCAAACAGAACATTTGTGAGGTAAACTCGCAGGTCACTAGTCAAAATAAGTTCGAAGGCATGGCGCATCCCGAAGCCAGTATGTGGAAGGGCGAACCAGTTAAGCGATCCTTCAACATCGGTACATTGAGCAGCCACACAGTAGTCAAAAAGGAAGCCGTCATCCCATACACCACTGAGATCCCTTTCACCTCAGCCTGCATTATTGGATGTGGCGTGATGACCGGTTATGGTTCGGTGGTTAATACTGCCAAGCTCGCCGCTGGTAGTTCTGCCGTTGTGCTCGGCACTGGCGGCGTCGGTCTCAACTCGATACAGGGCGCACACATTTCTGGTGCGGCCAAGGTTATCGCGATCGATGTTAACAAGCAGCGTCTTGAGATGGCAAAACAGTTTGGCGCGACCCATACGATATTGGCTTCCCGAGAAGACAAGGGCCTCATGCAGGCCTCTGAAGAAGTGAAAGAGCTTTGCGGCGGCCGCGGTGCGGACTACGCCTTCGAGTGCACAGGTGTGCCTGCGCTCGGTGCTGCTCCGCTCGCCATGGTGCGTAGTGCTGGAACGGCTGTGCAGGTGTCCGGTATCGAGGAAGAAATTACAATCGATATGAACCTTTTTGAGTGGGACAAACTTTACATCAACCCGCTTTACGGTGGAGCGATGCCCGAATTTGATTTTCCAAAGCTGTTGGAACTATACGAACGCAAACAGCTCAAGCTCGACGAGCTCATTACCCGTAGTTATCCACTCGAAGATTTGCAGCAAGCGATCGACGACATGATGGCTGGTCGTAACGCCAAAGGCGTGATTTCATTTGAGTGA
- a CDS encoding diflavin oxidoreductase, producing the protein MNLFTPDSFKVPYEISMIGPEKAPFTDEQIVWLNNHLAKQFGLFAKQLASFELPLDEGPAVPVTILWGSQTGNAEGLANQMAAALAEGRFEPSVIEVVDYEVANLASEKNLLVVTSTYGDGEPPDNAVDFVDALCAESAPRVEGLQFSVLALGDSQYPDFCQAGKIVDQRLAELGGERIHERVDCDVDFDQPFELWKKGVLDVLGTGATTSKAQVTSVNGETFGKNKPFPASILKNYDLNREGAFKSTHHVELSLRGSGLEYEAGDALGVYPVNDEKVVDEILAVLSLDSEAEVPLPDGGNAPLREALLKSYDIRTLSKKLVTDWQKRSSSEVLKSIIEEDKKEVWEKFFWGRELVDLVIDYPVKFQNGEEFVAILKKLHPRLYSIASSPKAHPDEVHLTVGVVTYETHGRSRGGVCSTYLANRSEDSQPGVFVQTNKAFRPPADDDAPMIMVGPGTGIAPFRAFLEEREVRGAKGKNWLLFGNPYRATDYLYDELLEGWKESGLLNKLDLAFSRDQEEKLYVQHLMLESGAEIWQWLQEGGYFFVCGDALRMAKDVDKALHEVVQVHGVKSEDEAQDYIRNLRKEKRYARDVY; encoded by the coding sequence GTGAATCTATTTACGCCTGATTCCTTCAAAGTCCCTTATGAAATTTCTATGATTGGCCCTGAGAAAGCACCGTTCACCGATGAACAAATTGTTTGGCTCAATAACCACCTTGCCAAACAATTTGGCCTATTCGCTAAGCAGCTTGCTTCCTTTGAGTTGCCACTGGATGAGGGACCAGCGGTTCCGGTGACTATTCTATGGGGCTCACAGACTGGAAATGCAGAAGGACTTGCCAATCAGATGGCAGCTGCACTTGCGGAAGGTCGCTTTGAACCGTCTGTCATTGAAGTGGTCGATTACGAGGTCGCAAATTTGGCTTCGGAGAAGAACCTCCTCGTGGTGACCAGTACCTACGGTGATGGTGAGCCGCCCGACAATGCAGTCGATTTTGTCGATGCCCTTTGCGCGGAATCCGCGCCACGGGTTGAAGGGCTCCAATTTTCCGTTCTAGCTTTGGGCGATTCTCAATATCCTGACTTTTGCCAAGCGGGTAAAATTGTCGACCAACGTCTCGCCGAGTTGGGGGGAGAGCGTATTCACGAGCGTGTGGATTGTGACGTTGATTTTGATCAGCCTTTCGAGCTTTGGAAGAAAGGTGTTTTGGACGTGCTCGGAACTGGAGCTACGACATCGAAGGCTCAGGTGACCTCGGTGAATGGGGAGACTTTTGGAAAGAATAAACCTTTCCCTGCCTCGATTCTCAAGAACTACGATCTCAATCGCGAAGGTGCCTTCAAGTCCACACACCACGTTGAATTGTCACTCAGGGGATCCGGCTTGGAATACGAAGCTGGAGATGCGCTTGGAGTCTATCCGGTGAACGACGAAAAAGTGGTCGATGAGATCCTCGCGGTGCTTTCTTTGGATTCCGAAGCTGAGGTTCCACTGCCTGATGGTGGAAACGCGCCGTTGCGTGAGGCCTTGCTGAAGAGTTACGACATCCGGACCTTAAGCAAGAAGCTGGTCACCGATTGGCAGAAGCGCAGTAGTTCAGAAGTGCTGAAATCGATTATTGAAGAAGATAAAAAAGAAGTTTGGGAGAAGTTTTTCTGGGGACGTGAGTTAGTTGATCTCGTGATCGACTATCCGGTGAAATTCCAGAATGGAGAAGAGTTCGTTGCCATTTTAAAAAAGCTGCATCCGCGACTTTATTCCATTGCTTCCAGCCCCAAGGCTCACCCCGATGAAGTTCACCTGACGGTGGGAGTTGTAACCTATGAAACGCATGGTCGCTCCCGGGGAGGCGTCTGCTCGACTTACCTGGCCAACCGGAGTGAAGATTCTCAGCCGGGAGTTTTTGTGCAGACCAACAAGGCTTTCCGTCCTCCTGCGGATGATGATGCACCGATGATAATGGTAGGGCCGGGAACTGGGATTGCTCCCTTTCGAGCCTTTTTGGAAGAGCGTGAGGTGAGGGGAGCGAAGGGGAAAAATTGGCTGCTTTTCGGAAATCCCTATCGTGCGACGGACTACCTTTACGATGAGCTTTTGGAAGGTTGGAAGGAGAGTGGTCTGCTCAATAAGCTGGACCTTGCTTTTTCGCGTGACCAGGAAGAGAAACTATACGTGCAGCACCTCATGCTCGAAAGTGGGGCGGAGATTTGGCAGTGGTTGCAAGAGGGTGGGTACTTCTTTGTGTGTGGCGATGCTCTTCGGATGGCCAAAGATGTCGATAAGGCGCTCCATGAAGTCGTCCAAGTTCATGGAGTAAAATCTGAGGACGAGGCCCAAGACTACATCAGAAACCTCAGGAAAGAAAAACGCTATGCCCGCGACGTTTACTAG
- a CDS encoding cytochrome P450, whose protein sequence is MPDHSDPFRKARTQEGVLNVDCDGENVPLVLRHEDAKETAKDWETFSSDNPLMCVLHSEADVRGVRQLPLEIDPPDHADFRALVQPLFNKPRSDAKFIAAIEQMIDKMVRDAVSLGEIEAVRGFVLPMQSKALALLLGMPESEADIWISWGLHVFHDRDDDAGDGHLLEQYTGSRFKQAEKEPGGDFFSYLNEVEFRGRKLTFDEKQGFANVTFAGGRDTIINTAASIFAHLAEDPDSLSFLREDESRINLAGEEFVRYVSPLTAITRKCPHMAKLAEQEVPEGGRVAICWPSANRDETVFEDPDELKLDRDPNPHIGYGFGRHNCLGAHHARLLFRSLMKSLCKHVERMVLIESEPKMEKESSYERQVGYESVHVRFFSRNA, encoded by the coding sequence ATGCCGGATCATTCTGACCCATTTCGTAAAGCTCGTACCCAAGAGGGAGTTTTGAATGTCGATTGTGATGGTGAAAATGTGCCGCTCGTGTTGCGCCATGAGGATGCTAAGGAGACGGCGAAAGACTGGGAGACTTTCAGCAGCGATAATCCACTCATGTGTGTTTTGCACTCGGAAGCGGATGTGCGTGGAGTAAGGCAGCTTCCGCTTGAGATCGACCCGCCGGACCATGCCGATTTCCGGGCCCTGGTTCAGCCGCTCTTCAACAAGCCGAGGAGTGATGCGAAGTTCATCGCTGCGATCGAGCAGATGATCGACAAAATGGTTCGGGACGCCGTGAGTCTGGGGGAAATTGAAGCAGTGCGAGGATTTGTGCTGCCGATGCAGAGTAAGGCGCTTGCTCTATTGCTGGGGATGCCGGAGTCCGAGGCTGATATTTGGATCAGTTGGGGACTGCACGTATTCCACGACCGGGATGACGATGCGGGCGATGGACACTTGCTTGAGCAATACACCGGCAGTCGTTTCAAGCAGGCAGAAAAGGAGCCTGGAGGTGACTTTTTCAGCTACCTCAACGAGGTTGAATTCCGTGGTCGCAAGTTGACCTTCGACGAGAAGCAAGGATTTGCCAATGTGACATTTGCGGGAGGGAGAGACACCATCATCAATACGGCAGCGAGCATTTTTGCCCATCTTGCCGAGGATCCGGATTCGCTGTCTTTCCTCAGGGAAGACGAATCGCGAATCAATCTCGCTGGGGAAGAATTCGTGCGTTATGTTAGTCCGTTGACTGCCATCACTCGGAAGTGTCCGCATATGGCAAAATTAGCAGAACAGGAAGTTCCTGAAGGAGGACGGGTTGCAATTTGTTGGCCCTCTGCAAATCGGGATGAAACGGTATTTGAAGACCCCGATGAACTTAAGTTGGATCGGGACCCAAATCCCCACATTGGCTACGGATTTGGTCGTCATAATTGCCTCGGCGCACACCATGCCCGTCTTCTTTTTCGAAGCTTGATGAAGTCGCTTTGCAAGCATGTAGAGCGCATGGTTCTAATCGAGTCAGAACCCAAGATGGAGAAAGAATCTTCCTACGAGCGGCAGGTCGGTTACGAGTCTGTTCACGTACGTTTCTTCTCACGCAATGCGTGA